One window of the Pseudomonadales bacterium genome contains the following:
- a CDS encoding urea carboxylase, with product MLARVLIANRGAIAVRILRTLKARGIRSYVIYSDADRDSLHVQLADVALPLGDGPLAETYLNIDAILALAIQHKIDAIHPGYGFLSENPAFVSACEQQSISFIGPTAEQIQAFGLKHTARTLAQRANCPLLPGSDLLTQLDDALAQAELIGYPVMLKSTAG from the coding sequence ATGCTAGCACGCGTTTTGATTGCTAACCGCGGCGCCATTGCGGTAAGAATTTTACGCACGCTTAAAGCACGCGGCATACGTAGCTATGTGATTTACAGCGATGCCGACCGTGACAGCTTGCATGTACAGCTGGCTGATGTAGCACTACCGTTAGGTGATGGACCCTTAGCAGAAACCTACCTCAATATCGATGCTATTCTCGCGCTTGCCATACAGCATAAGATTGATGCGATTCACCCTGGCTATGGTTTTCTGAGTGAAAACCCAGCCTTCGTGTCCGCCTGCGAGCAACAGTCGATTAGCTTTATTGGCCCCACCGCCGAACAAATACAAGCCTTTGGCTTAAAACATACTGCTCGCACGCTGGCTCAGCGTGCCAATTGTCCTTTATTACCCGGCAGCGACCTGCTGACACAGCTGGATGATGCCCTGGCACAGGCTGAGCTTATTGGCTATCCGGTCATGCTTAAATCTACCGCCGGTG
- a CDS encoding urea carboxylase-associated family protein: protein MSAYDMDERINGGSHWSMVIAQGKALKLIDLYGGANIGMLFYNPRNTLERYNAPDTLKCQHTFKLTRGHCLYSDMGRIFCSIIDDECGWHDTVCGNANAELVAERWGKKSYQEARNQWHQNGYDAFLVELGKYGLGPRDMAANVNWFSQVRTDDDGQLLFCPEQDQAGRSVTLRFEMDTLVVFHSCPHPLNQAQPYPRKAIQYQIFDAPAIAADDVCLDACAENQRGKQNTDFFNAMQTGVSS from the coding sequence ATTAATGGCGGCAGCCATTGGTCGATGGTTATTGCTCAGGGCAAAGCCCTGAAACTGATCGATCTGTACGGCGGTGCTAATATTGGCATGCTGTTTTATAACCCGCGAAATACCCTTGAGCGTTACAACGCGCCCGATACCTTAAAGTGTCAACACACCTTTAAACTGACGCGCGGCCACTGCTTATATTCCGATATGGGGCGCATTTTTTGCTCAATCATTGACGACGAATGTGGCTGGCACGATACCGTCTGCGGCAACGCTAACGCCGAGCTTGTGGCAGAGCGCTGGGGCAAAAAAAGTTACCAAGAGGCGCGCAATCAGTGGCATCAGAATGGTTACGATGCGTTTTTGGTTGAGCTAGGTAAATATGGTCTTGGCCCGCGTGACATGGCGGCCAATGTGAATTGGTTTAGCCAAGTCCGCACCGACGACGATGGCCAATTGCTGTTCTGCCCCGAGCAAGATCAAGCAGGCCGTTCAGTGACGCTTCGTTTTGAGATGGATACGCTGGTGGTCTTTCACAGCTGCCCACATCCTTTGAATCAGGCCCAGCCCTACCCGCGCAAAGCGATTCAATATCAAATTTTCGATGCACCCGCGATCGCTGCAGATGATGTTTGCCTGGATGCCTGCGCCGAAAATCAGCGCGGTAAACAGAACACCGATTTTTTCAATGCGATGCAAACCGGAGTGTCCTCATGA
- a CDS encoding DUF1989 domain-containing protein yields the protein MIKTSPLNCDTADQHHLVDAGDYFIGEISAGSRFRIVDLHGNQAVDTLFYSAQDKRERYSMMDTIRAQGNVYLSAGSVLMSNDNQAMLSIVADTCGRHDTLGGACATESNTVRYALEKKCMHACRDSWLLALAQHEQLGMNKRDIAHNINFFMNVPVTAEGGLRFADGISDAGKYVELEAHMDILVLISNCPQLNNPCNAYNPTPIALYSWQQESWRSAC from the coding sequence ATGATTAAAACCAGCCCACTCAATTGCGACACGGCCGATCAGCATCACTTGGTTGACGCTGGCGATTATTTTATCGGTGAAATCAGTGCAGGCTCTAGATTTCGGATTGTCGACTTGCATGGCAACCAAGCGGTCGATACCTTGTTCTATAGCGCGCAAGATAAACGCGAGCGTTACAGCATGATGGATACCATTCGTGCACAGGGCAATGTATATCTGAGCGCAGGCTCGGTGCTGATGTCAAACGACAATCAGGCCATGCTGAGTATTGTTGCCGACACCTGTGGCCGCCACGATACGCTCGGGGGTGCCTGTGCGACTGAGTCAAATACGGTCCGCTATGCCCTAGAAAAAAAATGCATGCATGCCTGTCGTGACAGCTGGCTGTTAGCGTTAGCACAACATGAACAGCTGGGCATGAACAAACGCGATATCGCCCACAATATAAACTTTTTTATGAATGTACCGGTTACTGCTGAGGGCGGCCTGCGCTTTGCCGATGGCATTAGCGATGCGGGCAAATATGTAGAACTGGAAGCGCACATGGATATCCTAGTGCTGATCTCCAACTGCCCGCAGTTAAATAACCCCTGCAATGCTTATAATCCCACGCCAATCGCGCTTTATAGCTGGCAGCAGGAAAGCTGGAGGTCAGCATGCTAG